One genomic window of Caldivirga maquilingensis IC-167 includes the following:
- a CDS encoding (Fe-S)-binding protein, giving the protein MEDWLRGLRAIMVRSLNYNKLPIPVERSVCSEWVNGVNIPESGDTLLYTSCLYQLVPYINAFTGLMEKASPESLGPLVSRFSGAVITMARVILKPPRSEIDRVNGIVKSIANLLIKNGVEFTFMPDEPYSGALLYELGFEDDFKDYFSSIVLNYFKSKGIKTVITIDPHTHHILTVVAPRFFGDLGIRVVNYMELIKGVDKAKLSRVVIHDSCLYSRYLGMRETYRRLLEQAGVEHVEDPYVTGISTSMCCGGPVESIKPSLSNKVARNRVESLSRLSNNVVVACPICYANLSRNSNGRVKILDLAEVLSGAQ; this is encoded by the coding sequence ATGGAGGATTGGTTAAGGGGACTTAGGGCAATTATGGTTAGGAGCCTAAACTACAATAAGTTACCCATACCCGTTGAGAGAAGCGTATGCAGTGAATGGGTTAATGGAGTGAATATTCCTGAATCAGGAGACACATTACTCTACACCTCATGCCTCTACCAACTCGTACCATACATAAACGCATTCACGGGCCTAATGGAGAAGGCGTCGCCTGAATCATTAGGCCCCCTAGTCAGTAGGTTTAGTGGCGCGGTTATCACTATGGCTAGGGTTATTTTAAAGCCACCTAGAAGTGAGATTGATAGGGTTAATGGGATTGTTAAATCCATCGCTAACCTACTCATTAAGAATGGTGTTGAATTCACCTTCATGCCTGATGAACCCTACTCAGGGGCGTTACTATATGAGTTGGGGTTTGAGGATGACTTCAAGGACTACTTCTCATCAATTGTACTTAATTACTTTAAGAGTAAGGGAATTAAGACAGTTATAACCATTGATCCGCACACTCACCATATATTAACGGTAGTGGCCCCTAGATTCTTCGGGGATCTGGGTATTAGGGTTGTGAATTACATGGAGTTAATTAAGGGTGTTGATAAGGCTAAGTTGAGTAGAGTGGTTATTCATGATTCATGCCTATACTCAAGGTACCTCGGTATGAGGGAAACCTACAGGAGATTACTGGAGCAGGCTGGGGTTGAGCATGTTGAGGATCCCTACGTAACAGGGATTTCAACATCAATGTGCTGCGGTGGTCCGGTGGAATCCATTAAACCATCATTATCAAATAAGGTTGCTAGAAACAGGGTTGAATCATTATCCAGGTTGTCAAATAATGTAGTTGTGGCTTGCCCAATATGCTACGCTAACCTATCCAGGAACAGTAACGGTAGGGTTAAGATACTTGACTTAGCTGAGGTACTAAGTGGTGCTCAGTAG
- a CDS encoding GNAT family N-acetyltransferase, whose product MNHIGIMFNVRYLDPLRDGELVISFYKSLSRQSIRSRFLCMMNDVEECVKSLLSSKPIIYGVYSNDELIAVGEAYRVNNAYEIALAVKDEYQGRGIGKWLVGLMLKDLFNRGAVRVYAYMSLDNIKMVRISKYYGGKVLFNGDSYKVVFDSVNLRLEGIQQLSNIA is encoded by the coding sequence ATGAATCATATTGGCATAATGTTTAACGTGAGGTACCTGGATCCCCTAAGGGATGGTGAATTGGTTATTTCCTTCTATAAGTCATTAAGTAGGCAGTCCATTAGGTCAAGATTCCTATGCATGATGAATGATGTTGAGGAGTGCGTTAAGTCACTATTATCATCGAAACCAATAATATATGGTGTTTACAGTAATGATGAATTAATAGCCGTTGGCGAGGCCTATAGGGTTAATAACGCCTACGAGATAGCCCTAGCTGTTAAGGATGAGTACCAGGGTAGGGGTATTGGTAAGTGGCTTGTGGGTTTAATGCTAAAAGACTTATTCAATAGGGGTGCAGTGAGGGTTTACGCATACATGAGTCTTGATAACATTAAGATGGTTAGGATATCCAAGTACTATGGTGGTAAAGTCTTATTCAATGGTGACTCATATAAGGTTGTTTTCGATTCAGTAAACCTAAGGCTTGAGGGAATTCAGCAACTCAGTAATATCGCCTGA